A DNA window from Micromonospora sp. NBC_01739 contains the following coding sequences:
- a CDS encoding phosphopantetheine-binding protein has protein sequence MVIVESEIVEKVRRAWEQVLDVAHVPLDVSFFEAGGDSLLLILLLDQLNPLADGRLDAADLFQHTTVVAQADLICGGRAPVTRAKVGPGERSALFNRARRDPKDSQ, from the coding sequence GTGGTAATCGTCGAATCAGAGATCGTCGAGAAGGTGCGGCGCGCCTGGGAACAGGTCCTCGACGTGGCGCACGTGCCACTGGACGTGTCCTTCTTCGAGGCCGGCGGCGACTCGCTGCTGCTGATCCTGCTGCTCGACCAGCTCAATCCGCTCGCGGACGGCCGGCTCGACGCCGCCGACCTGTTCCAGCACACCACCGTCGTGGCGCAGGCCGACCTCATCTGCGGTGGCCGTGCTCCGGTGACTCGGGCGAAGGTGGGGCCCGGCGAGCGCTCAGCCCTGTTCAATCGCGCCCGCCGTGACCCGAAGGACAGCCAGTGA
- a CDS encoding thioester reductase domain-containing protein, with translation MSSTDIAIVAVGCRFPDATTPETFWRNLDSGLVSTRPLDEETLRTAGVSDDTLRDPAFVRVAATLPEAADFASEFFNYPPAEAELIDPQQRLFLEACWEALESAGHPARPDGPVTGVFAGGASSTYSSAVFAAKVRESGLAAAVDDMGLHLGGLGDFLSSRVAYKLGLRGPSVGVQTACSSSLYALHYAVLSLLSGECDIALAGGATVLEPVMGYRYQAGGLMSEDGFCRAFDSRATGTSFSSGVGVVVLRRLTDALADGDNVLAVVRGSAVGNDGSARSGFTAPSPSGVADVVSGALRVADASGRDLRYVEAHGSGTALGDQIELRGLSDGLRHYGADTGYCGLGSVKVNIGHPGPAAGIAGLIKAVHVVRTGNLPPHPLFRHPRHPGMLAESPFFVSTESGHTADPARLVLVNSMGLGGTNAAVVLAPPPAPVRPSAPLRPTITLMLSARNRGELDAMSRNLADRLEQGELPPADVAHTLRVGRHDFDVRRAVVAPPERLAATLRLPRPPAARTVTSTERAVTVVAGDSSNAVVERLRRVFGADCEVADRVPEVVPPGRFLIQVGAGEAGTDRFVLPADADDVQIEAAVTAAWLHGVRVDWEPLSRGTGRRVALPTYPFTRRRHWILDRYPSAAEASAPATGPAPALPAGTGSGEVEDELLAIWRDLFGVEGIGVDHEFGALGGSSLLSVQMALEVQRRLGVLVNLHRAGGSRATIRRIGEIVRGVRAGAARGADDIDPIADGDGELIDLDLQLPLGEVNPRPAAGTDVLLTGATGFLGTFLLHELLKASAGRVYCIVRAEDEDQAWARLDAAATSLLLPAPDRSRVHLVLGDLSDVGTLCETYRNGELARRVGTVVHCAAKVVFTEPYRVLRTDNVLTMVELLRWMRRHGIADFGFVSTVAATHHALGADGRILETREQPLDPQQGGYGVGKWVCERILERSETDGMRVRIFRPGFILGSTETGACNHKDLVWHIAASGLAVGAHPMDDRAMPMAPVDLVSRAIAELSLDPGSAGRVYHLTDEVAVSPQRLFALLTEVGLPTTAVTPEEWQRRVADRSLATGNELLATMALYELEGHALGERDLEAVAWRRWLAARGLDPAPTGDLLRRCLTFLARTTTKFGELIAEDLESAQKIEVGAP, from the coding sequence GTGAGCAGCACCGACATCGCGATCGTGGCAGTCGGTTGCCGATTCCCCGACGCCACCACACCGGAAACGTTCTGGCGCAACCTGGACAGCGGGCTGGTGTCCACCCGGCCGCTGGACGAGGAGACCCTCCGGACGGCCGGGGTCAGCGACGACACCCTGCGGGATCCGGCGTTCGTCCGGGTCGCCGCCACCCTGCCGGAGGCGGCGGACTTCGCCTCGGAGTTCTTCAACTATCCGCCCGCCGAGGCGGAGTTGATCGACCCCCAGCAGCGACTGTTCCTCGAGGCCTGCTGGGAGGCGCTCGAGTCCGCCGGGCATCCCGCCCGTCCCGACGGGCCGGTGACCGGCGTCTTCGCCGGGGGCGCGTCGAGCACCTACTCCTCGGCCGTGTTCGCCGCGAAGGTGCGCGAGTCGGGCCTGGCTGCCGCGGTGGACGACATGGGGCTGCACCTCGGTGGCCTCGGCGACTTCCTCAGCTCCCGGGTGGCGTACAAGCTGGGCCTGCGGGGGCCGAGCGTCGGCGTCCAGACGGCCTGTTCGTCGTCCCTGTACGCCCTGCACTACGCAGTGCTCAGCCTGCTGTCCGGTGAATGCGACATCGCGCTGGCCGGTGGTGCCACCGTGCTGGAGCCGGTGATGGGCTACCGCTACCAGGCGGGTGGGCTGATGTCGGAGGACGGCTTCTGCCGCGCCTTCGACTCCCGGGCCACCGGCACCTCGTTCAGCTCCGGGGTAGGGGTCGTGGTGCTGCGGCGGCTGACGGACGCGCTCGCCGACGGCGACAACGTCCTGGCGGTGGTTCGCGGCTCCGCGGTGGGCAACGACGGATCCGCCCGCTCCGGATTCACCGCGCCGAGCCCGTCCGGGGTGGCCGACGTGGTCAGCGGGGCGCTGCGGGTCGCCGACGCCTCCGGACGCGACCTGCGCTACGTCGAGGCCCACGGCTCGGGCACCGCGCTCGGTGACCAGATCGAACTGCGCGGGCTCAGCGACGGCCTGCGGCATTACGGTGCCGACACCGGTTACTGTGGGCTGGGTTCGGTGAAGGTGAACATCGGCCACCCGGGGCCGGCTGCCGGCATCGCGGGCCTCATCAAGGCCGTGCATGTCGTGCGGACCGGCAACCTTCCCCCGCACCCCTTGTTCCGGCATCCGCGTCACCCGGGCATGCTCGCCGAAAGTCCGTTCTTCGTCAGCACCGAGTCAGGGCACACCGCCGACCCGGCGCGACTCGTCCTGGTCAACTCGATGGGCCTCGGTGGCACCAACGCCGCCGTGGTCCTGGCACCGCCCCCCGCGCCGGTGCGGCCCAGCGCGCCCCTTCGGCCGACGATCACCCTGATGCTCTCCGCCCGCAACCGCGGCGAGCTGGACGCCATGTCCCGTAATCTCGCCGACCGGCTGGAACAGGGTGAGCTGCCTCCGGCCGACGTCGCGCACACCTTGCGGGTGGGACGCCACGACTTCGATGTGCGCCGCGCCGTCGTCGCGCCACCGGAGCGGTTGGCGGCCACGCTACGGCTGCCCCGGCCGCCGGCCGCCCGTACCGTTACCTCGACCGAACGAGCGGTCACCGTGGTGGCTGGCGACTCGTCCAACGCTGTGGTGGAGCGGCTCCGGCGGGTCTTCGGCGCCGACTGCGAGGTCGCCGACAGGGTTCCCGAGGTCGTACCGCCCGGTCGGTTCCTCATTCAGGTCGGGGCCGGGGAAGCCGGTACCGATCGATTCGTCCTGCCTGCTGACGCGGACGACGTACAGATCGAAGCGGCTGTCACCGCCGCCTGGCTGCACGGCGTACGGGTGGACTGGGAGCCACTGAGTCGCGGCACCGGACGGCGGGTGGCCCTGCCGACGTACCCGTTCACCCGTCGGCGGCACTGGATCCTCGACCGGTACCCGTCCGCTGCGGAGGCCTCCGCCCCGGCCACCGGACCTGCTCCGGCGCTGCCGGCCGGCACGGGCTCCGGTGAGGTCGAGGACGAGCTGCTGGCGATCTGGCGTGACCTGTTCGGCGTCGAGGGCATCGGCGTCGACCACGAATTCGGTGCCCTGGGCGGATCTTCCCTGCTGTCGGTGCAGATGGCGCTGGAGGTGCAGCGACGCCTGGGGGTGCTGGTTAACCTGCACCGCGCCGGCGGCAGCCGAGCGACGATCCGTCGCATCGGCGAGATCGTCCGTGGGGTCCGGGCCGGTGCCGCGCGGGGGGCCGATGACATCGATCCGATCGCGGACGGCGACGGGGAGCTGATCGACCTCGATCTGCAACTTCCCCTGGGCGAGGTCAACCCGCGCCCGGCCGCCGGCACCGATGTGCTCCTCACCGGCGCTACCGGGTTCCTCGGTACCTTCCTGCTGCACGAGCTGCTCAAGGCTAGTGCCGGCCGGGTCTACTGCATCGTGCGGGCCGAGGACGAGGATCAGGCGTGGGCCCGGCTCGACGCCGCTGCCACCTCCCTCCTCCTGCCGGCACCGGACCGGTCCAGGGTCCACCTGGTCCTCGGCGACCTCAGTGACGTGGGCACCCTGTGTGAGACGTACCGGAACGGCGAGTTGGCTCGACGCGTCGGCACGGTCGTGCACTGCGCCGCGAAGGTGGTGTTCACCGAGCCGTACCGGGTGCTGCGTACCGACAACGTGCTGACCATGGTGGAACTGCTGCGCTGGATGCGCCGGCACGGCATCGCGGACTTCGGCTTCGTCTCCACTGTGGCCGCCACCCATCACGCGCTGGGCGCGGACGGCAGGATCCTGGAGACCCGGGAACAGCCGCTGGACCCCCAGCAGGGCGGGTACGGCGTGGGCAAGTGGGTGTGCGAGCGGATCCTCGAACGGAGCGAAACCGACGGCATGCGGGTCCGCATCTTCCGTCCCGGTTTCATCCTCGGTTCCACCGAGACCGGCGCCTGCAACCACAAGGACCTGGTGTGGCACATCGCCGCCAGCGGCCTGGCGGTGGGTGCCCACCCCATGGACGACCGGGCCATGCCGATGGCCCCGGTAGACCTGGTTTCCCGGGCGATCGCCGAGCTGTCCCTCGACCCGGGCTCCGCAGGCCGGGTGTACCACTTGACCGACGAGGTCGCGGTGAGCCCACAACGCCTCTTCGCGCTGCTCACCGAGGTCGGGCTTCCCACCACCGCGGTCACCCCTGAGGAGTGGCAGCGGAGGGTCGCCGACCGCTCCCTGGCCACCGGCAACGAACTCCTCGCCACCATGGCCCTCTACGAGTTGGAGGGGCACGCCCTCGGCGAGCGCGACCTGGAGGCGGTCGCCTGGCGGCGGTGGCTAGCCGCTCGTGGCCTGGACCCGGCACCGACCGGTGACCTGCTGCGCCGCTGCCTGACCTTCCTCGCCCGCACCACCACCAAGTTCGGCGAGCTGATCGCCGAGGACCTCGAGTCCGCCCAGAAGATCGAAGTGGGGGCGCCGTGA
- a CDS encoding 3-hydroxyacyl-CoA dehydrogenase family protein produces MTSTAFAHRLAVVGAGTMGTGIAALAVGHGIPTVLIDIDEAQLDRARSEVFRLTRLGQMMGGLPRGAQAGELVTTGLVGDLAEATAVVECVTERADLKAEVLAEVTKVVAPGTPVLSNTSGIPVDELAEAAARPADVLGAHFMNPPYIIRAVEVIRGRRTSPTALERGLDLLTSVTREPIVVGDAPGFVINRILQWSINRAAHLVEEGVSTPADVDALFVGCLGHRTGPLATADLIGLDNVVDSLWVLQERTGDAGYQPAQLLQRMVREGKLGRKSGQGFFEYGGTRS; encoded by the coding sequence GTGACCAGCACCGCATTCGCACACCGGCTCGCCGTGGTCGGTGCCGGGACGATGGGTACCGGCATCGCCGCGCTGGCGGTCGGCCACGGTATACCCACTGTGCTGATCGACATCGACGAGGCTCAGCTGGACCGGGCCCGGTCGGAGGTCTTCCGGCTGACGCGGTTGGGTCAGATGATGGGCGGCCTGCCGCGCGGTGCGCAGGCCGGCGAGCTGGTGACGACCGGGCTGGTCGGGGACCTGGCCGAGGCCACCGCCGTCGTGGAGTGCGTCACCGAACGGGCCGACCTCAAGGCTGAGGTGCTGGCCGAGGTTACCAAGGTCGTGGCGCCCGGCACTCCGGTGCTGAGCAACACCTCGGGGATCCCGGTCGACGAACTGGCTGAGGCGGCGGCCCGGCCGGCCGACGTACTCGGTGCCCATTTCATGAACCCGCCGTACATCATCCGGGCGGTTGAGGTGATCCGGGGCCGGCGCACCAGTCCCACCGCGCTGGAACGCGGCCTGGACCTGCTGACCAGCGTCACCCGGGAACCGATCGTGGTCGGTGACGCGCCCGGCTTCGTCATCAACCGCATCCTCCAGTGGAGCATCAACCGGGCGGCGCACCTCGTGGAGGAGGGGGTGAGTACCCCGGCCGACGTCGACGCGCTCTTCGTCGGCTGCCTGGGTCACCGCACCGGCCCGCTGGCTACCGCCGACCTCATCGGCCTGGACAACGTCGTGGACTCCCTCTGGGTCCTACAGGAACGCACGGGCGACGCCGGGTACCAGCCGGCGCAGCTGCTGCAACGCATGGTTCGGGAAGGCAAGCTCGGCCGCAAGAGCGGTCAGGGCTTCTTCGAGTACGGAGGCACCCGCTCATGA
- a CDS encoding acyl carrier protein, giving the protein MTASIDQSTDAWVQSELLAFLSARTKTELEPDRDLFASGLVSSLFAMELVAYVEDHFGVVVGGDDLRLDTFRTVDRITALVRRLRSEAAGG; this is encoded by the coding sequence ATGACCGCGTCAATCGACCAGAGCACCGACGCCTGGGTGCAGTCGGAACTGCTGGCCTTCCTGTCGGCCCGGACGAAGACAGAGCTGGAGCCGGACCGCGACCTGTTCGCCTCGGGACTGGTGTCGTCGCTGTTCGCGATGGAGCTCGTGGCGTACGTCGAGGACCACTTCGGCGTGGTGGTCGGTGGAGACGACCTGCGGCTGGACACCTTCCGCACGGTCGATCGGATCACCGCACTGGTGCGGCGACTGCGGTCGGAGGCGGCAGGTGGGTGA
- a CDS encoding acyl-CoA dehydrogenase family protein, protein MGDDLTRTVADLVAGRADDWDRAGEIPRSVIRELAGQGLLCAEVDVAYGGLGLSSRDNGEYTAGVGAICSSLRSLMTSQGMAAWVIQRFGDQGQRREYLTRLAGGDTAAVAFSEAGAGSDLTSMRTRVTVEGDRAVVTGQKVWVTGAAYADLLVVVGRYGDGGAAVVVPTTSPGVRVERIAQPLGCRAAGHAMVTLDEVVLPAANVLRGAGQPLSWLVTSALSYGRLSVAWGCVGILRACLAAATGHARVREQFGKPLAQHQLVARHLAELFVAEQVATRMCEHASLCWDSNSLDLAATVVAAKHVAARGAARGAATAVQVLASAGAVDGSPTARAYRDAKLMEIIEGSNEISQLLLAEHALAVTP, encoded by the coding sequence GTGGGTGACGACCTGACCCGCACGGTCGCCGACCTGGTCGCCGGACGCGCCGACGATTGGGACCGGGCCGGTGAGATTCCCCGATCGGTGATCCGGGAGCTGGCCGGGCAGGGGCTGCTCTGCGCCGAGGTGGACGTCGCCTACGGCGGGCTGGGGCTCTCCAGCCGGGACAACGGCGAGTACACCGCAGGGGTCGGTGCCATCTGCAGCTCCCTGCGCAGCCTGATGACCTCGCAGGGGATGGCCGCCTGGGTCATCCAGCGCTTCGGTGACCAGGGGCAGCGCAGGGAGTACCTCACCCGGCTGGCCGGCGGGGACACCGCGGCGGTCGCGTTCAGCGAGGCCGGCGCGGGAAGTGACCTGACCAGCATGCGCACCCGGGTCACCGTCGAGGGTGACCGTGCGGTGGTGACCGGGCAGAAGGTGTGGGTGACCGGTGCCGCCTACGCCGATCTGCTGGTGGTGGTCGGTCGGTACGGTGACGGCGGCGCCGCCGTGGTGGTGCCGACCACCTCGCCCGGCGTGCGGGTCGAACGCATCGCCCAACCGCTCGGCTGTCGCGCGGCCGGGCACGCGATGGTGACCCTCGACGAGGTCGTGCTGCCCGCGGCGAACGTGCTGCGCGGTGCCGGTCAGCCGCTGAGCTGGCTCGTCACCTCCGCCTTGAGCTACGGCCGCCTGTCGGTGGCGTGGGGGTGCGTGGGAATCCTGCGCGCCTGCCTGGCCGCCGCGACCGGGCACGCCCGGGTCCGGGAACAGTTCGGCAAACCGCTGGCCCAGCACCAGTTGGTCGCCCGGCACCTAGCTGAGCTGTTCGTGGCCGAGCAGGTGGCGACCCGCATGTGCGAACACGCCAGCCTGTGCTGGGACTCCAACTCCCTCGATCTCGCCGCCACCGTGGTCGCCGCCAAGCATGTCGCCGCCCGCGGGGCCGCGCGGGGCGCCGCGACGGCCGTGCAGGTGCTCGCCTCCGCCGGCGCGGTGGACGGCTCCCCGACCGCACGGGCGTACCGCGACGCGAAGCTCATGGAGATCATCGAGGGCAGTAACGAGATCAGTCAGCTGCTGCTCGCCGAACACGCCCTGGCGGTGACGCCATGA
- a CDS encoding 3-oxoacyl-[acyl-carrier-protein] synthase III C-terminal domain-containing protein: protein MTAIGIGAVHCLLPDTQQKVLDLPEFPTLGHEEAEFVRGSGVSTVGLFENATAAELAAKACREVSAGGSPPPEMLLLVAPRSPDVLLGSDACRVQADAALTSAFAFEVDGLGCTGSSAAWALARDLLVADSSRDTIMIAHGSRPTGVDRIRFPVAVIGDGAYAMTMVRGGRPALRAHRMQTDGSFHDLFRVDYKQAPWYEWREECLSPDRYRFDLAMHSRLRLSKLVEGVLADAGVDKGGVAATLMQNVTASAFDFYETLLGLPIHQVCRDNLARWGHLGAMDVVLNLQDLLATGEVAEGDLVLVLNNSPVAAWSATIWEV from the coding sequence ATGACCGCCATCGGCATCGGGGCTGTGCACTGCCTGCTGCCCGACACCCAGCAGAAGGTCCTCGACCTGCCGGAGTTCCCCACCCTCGGCCATGAGGAGGCGGAGTTCGTCCGTGGCAGCGGGGTGTCGACGGTGGGACTGTTCGAGAACGCGACGGCAGCGGAGCTGGCCGCGAAGGCTTGCCGGGAGGTGTCAGCGGGCGGGTCGCCACCACCGGAGATGCTTCTGCTCGTCGCCCCACGCTCGCCGGACGTTCTGCTCGGCTCGGACGCCTGCCGGGTGCAGGCCGACGCCGCGCTGACCTCGGCCTTCGCCTTCGAGGTCGACGGCCTGGGCTGCACCGGCTCCAGCGCGGCCTGGGCACTCGCCCGGGACCTGCTGGTCGCCGACTCCAGCCGCGACACCATCATGATCGCCCACGGCAGCCGCCCCACCGGGGTGGATCGCATCCGGTTCCCGGTGGCGGTGATCGGTGACGGCGCGTACGCCATGACCATGGTGCGCGGTGGCCGGCCGGCCCTGCGCGCCCACCGCATGCAGACCGACGGCAGCTTCCACGACCTCTTCCGAGTCGACTACAAGCAGGCCCCCTGGTACGAGTGGCGCGAGGAGTGCCTCTCGCCCGACCGCTACCGCTTCGACCTGGCGATGCACAGCAGGCTGCGGCTGAGCAAACTGGTCGAGGGAGTGCTCGCCGACGCGGGCGTCGACAAGGGCGGGGTCGCCGCGACCCTCATGCAGAACGTCACTGCCAGCGCGTTCGACTTCTACGAGACGCTGCTCGGCCTGCCCATCCATCAGGTGTGCCGAGACAACCTGGCCCGGTGGGGTCACCTCGGCGCGATGGATGTCGTGCTCAACCTCCAGGATCTGCTCGCCACCGGCGAGGTGGCCGAGGGTGACCTCGTCCTGGTGCTCAACAACAGCCCGGTCGCCGCCTGGTCGGCGACCATCTGGGAGGTGTGA
- a CDS encoding HAD-IIIC family phosphatase: MTLDNGPATIKCLVWDLDNTLWKGTLLEDGEVHLSDEIRQIVIDLDARGILQSVASRNDHDEAWAQLEKLGLAEYFVVPQISWGRKSDAVRHIADTLKFAQHTIAFIDDHPAERAEVAFHLPEVRCYPAEEALRLAELPEFNPPVITADSRRRREMYQASNRRDTERASFDGPEEEFLRSLDLRMGIDRATDADIARLEELTLRTSQMNATGVHYSEETLRGMVATGGHDVLVVSMTDRFGPHGAVGVILLERYPGVYHLKLLATSCRVVAFGAGAVILRWLTDQAARADAHLVADFRRSDRNRMMEVAYRFAGFDEQPCDCLAALPAADDLQRLHLSPQPQLAPTTITVVAVDLRGGDEVAADWTCALT; the protein is encoded by the coding sequence ATGACCCTCGACAACGGCCCCGCCACGATCAAGTGTCTCGTCTGGGACCTCGACAACACCCTGTGGAAGGGAACTCTGCTCGAGGACGGTGAGGTCCACCTCAGTGACGAGATCCGTCAGATCGTCATCGATCTGGACGCCCGGGGCATCCTGCAGTCGGTGGCCAGCCGCAATGACCACGACGAGGCCTGGGCCCAACTGGAGAAGCTCGGGTTGGCGGAATACTTCGTCGTTCCGCAGATCAGTTGGGGACGCAAGTCGGACGCGGTGCGTCATATCGCGGACACGTTGAAGTTCGCCCAGCACACCATCGCTTTCATCGACGACCACCCGGCCGAGCGGGCGGAGGTCGCCTTCCACCTGCCGGAGGTCCGGTGCTACCCGGCGGAGGAGGCCCTCCGCCTCGCCGAGCTGCCCGAGTTCAACCCGCCGGTGATCACCGCCGACTCTCGGCGACGCCGTGAGATGTACCAGGCGAGCAACCGTCGGGACACCGAGCGCGCCAGCTTCGACGGGCCGGAGGAGGAGTTCCTGCGCTCGCTCGACCTGCGGATGGGCATCGACCGGGCCACCGACGCGGACATCGCGCGGCTGGAGGAACTCACCCTGCGCACCAGCCAGATGAACGCCACCGGGGTGCACTACTCGGAGGAGACACTGCGGGGGATGGTCGCCACCGGCGGCCACGACGTGCTGGTGGTGTCGATGACCGACCGGTTCGGCCCGCACGGCGCCGTCGGCGTGATCCTCCTGGAGCGGTACCCCGGGGTCTATCACCTGAAGCTGCTCGCCACCTCATGCCGGGTCGTCGCCTTCGGCGCCGGCGCGGTGATCCTGCGGTGGCTGACCGATCAGGCGGCTCGGGCCGACGCTCACCTGGTCGCCGATTTCCGACGCAGCGACCGCAACCGGATGATGGAGGTCGCCTACCGGTTCGCCGGCTTCGACGAGCAGCCCTGCGACTGCCTCGCCGCGCTTCCTGCCGCGGACGACCTGCAACGGCTGCACCTGTCGCCGCAGCCCCAGCTCGCCCCGACGACGATCACCGTTGTCGCGGTCGACCTGAGGGGCGGTGACGAAGTTGCAGCCGACTGGACCTGCGCTCTTACCTGA
- a CDS encoding amino acid adenylation domain-containing protein, with amino-acid sequence MQPTGPALLPEETLYEWFAASARRWPDSEALRIRRSSISYRRLADLADTIAAYIVREHGAVPRRVALLASRSIVAYAGYLAVQRLGAAVVPLNPRYPAVRNTTVCEMAEVDLVLSDGAVAAAVAAELHSHVLTVTDEELLAAHVTHALPPYRTAPDDVAYVLFTSGSTGQPKGVPIRHHNLSGYLAHNIDRYRVRPGCRMSHTFDLTFDLSVFDLFVTWGGGAALIVPTRDELLSPVDYLVEHAITHWFSVPSVITVTGGLGNLPAGRVTELKYAIFCGEQLTYAQARAWRGVAPRAIVDNVYGPTELTLACSEYRLGPDPETWPPTSNDTVPIGAVYPSLEYLVVDEDGVPGSEGELVVRGQQRFTGYLDPADDRGRFCTLDDRGVVTPTLGSPSAADYYRTGDRVRVEHGQLVHLGRLDNQVKIRGYRIELGEIEAALRHHPAVDHAVVVAAPQGEDVVLAAFYTGGMVADNELLTWLRRRVPVYMVPRRYRCLTEFPLNSNGKVDRGRLLALLAAPSPEAERSTAGVRT; translated from the coding sequence TTGCAGCCGACTGGACCTGCGCTCTTACCTGAGGAAACCCTGTACGAGTGGTTCGCCGCGTCGGCCCGACGGTGGCCGGACTCCGAGGCGTTGCGCATCCGCCGATCCTCCATCAGCTACCGGCGGCTGGCGGACCTCGCCGACACCATCGCGGCGTACATCGTGCGTGAGCACGGCGCCGTGCCCCGGCGGGTAGCGCTCCTGGCCTCGCGCAGCATCGTCGCGTACGCCGGTTACCTGGCCGTACAGCGTCTCGGTGCCGCCGTCGTCCCGCTCAATCCGCGCTACCCGGCCGTCCGCAACACCACCGTCTGCGAGATGGCCGAGGTGGACCTGGTCCTGTCCGACGGGGCCGTCGCCGCTGCGGTCGCCGCCGAGCTGCACTCCCACGTGCTGACCGTCACCGACGAGGAGCTGCTGGCGGCGCACGTCACGCATGCGCTGCCCCCCTACCGCACCGCGCCGGACGATGTGGCCTACGTGCTGTTCACCTCGGGCTCGACCGGGCAGCCGAAGGGGGTGCCCATCCGCCACCACAACCTGTCCGGGTACCTGGCGCACAACATCGACCGCTACCGGGTACGCCCCGGCTGCCGGATGTCGCACACCTTCGACCTGACCTTCGACCTGTCGGTGTTCGACCTCTTCGTCACCTGGGGCGGCGGTGCGGCCCTGATCGTTCCCACCCGCGACGAACTGCTGAGCCCGGTCGACTACCTGGTCGAGCACGCGATCACGCACTGGTTCTCCGTCCCCTCCGTCATCACGGTGACCGGTGGGCTCGGAAACCTGCCGGCCGGGCGGGTGACCGAGCTGAAGTACGCGATCTTCTGCGGCGAGCAGCTCACCTACGCCCAGGCCCGAGCATGGCGGGGGGTAGCGCCGCGCGCGATCGTCGACAACGTGTACGGGCCCACGGAACTGACCCTGGCGTGCAGCGAGTACCGCCTGGGTCCGGATCCGGAGACCTGGCCGCCGACCTCCAACGACACCGTGCCGATCGGCGCCGTCTACCCGTCGCTGGAATACCTCGTCGTCGACGAGGACGGGGTCCCCGGCAGCGAGGGAGAGTTGGTGGTACGCGGGCAGCAACGTTTCACCGGATACCTCGACCCGGCGGACGACCGGGGCCGTTTCTGCACCCTCGACGACCGGGGGGTGGTCACACCGACCCTGGGGAGTCCCTCGGCGGCGGACTACTACCGCACCGGGGACCGGGTCCGGGTGGAACATGGCCAGCTCGTGCACCTGGGTCGGCTGGACAACCAGGTGAAGATCCGGGGGTACCGGATCGAGCTGGGTGAGATCGAGGCCGCGCTGCGCCACCATCCCGCGGTCGACCACGCCGTCGTCGTCGCGGCTCCCCAGGGTGAGGACGTCGTGCTGGCCGCCTTCTACACCGGCGGGATGGTCGCCGACAACGAACTGCTCACCTGGCTACGCCGTCGGGTCCCGGTATATATGGTCCCCCGTCGTTACCGTTGCCTCACCGAGTTTCCACTCAACAGCAACGGCAAGGTCGACCGGGGTCGGCTGCTAGCCCTCCTGGCCGCTCCGTCACCGGAAGCCGAACGCTCGACCGCGGGGGTGCGTACGTGA